CGGCGCGATCACGCATGCGCCCGACGCGACACCGCTGCTCGCCGGCCTGTTCGGCAAGCGGCGGCCGCGCACCTTGATGCTCGTCTCCGAGAAGCCCGCCCCCGGCCTCGCGGAGAGCGCGCGGCCCGATCCGTCGAGCGTCCCCAACAACCACCTCGCTTATGCCGTGCAATGGTTCCTGTTCGCGCTGGCGGCGGTGGTGATCTACGTGCTCGCGCTGCGCTGGCGGGACAAGCGCGCCGTGCCTCCGCCCCCGCCTCCGTCGGCGGACCCCGCCGAACCAGGGCCGCCGCAAAGCTAGACTTTCTTGCCGCTCGGCCCCCGCGCGGCTAACTCCGCGCCTCATGCGCTACCAGAGCACGCGCGGCGCCGCGCCCGAACTCGATTTCCGTGACGTGACGCTCGCCGGGCTGGCGCGCGACGGCGGCCTCTATGTTCCGGTCGAATGGCCGCGCTTCAGCGAAGCCGAGATTGCGGGCCTTGCCGGCCTCTCCTATGTCGAGACCGCCGTCCGCGTGATGGCGCCGTTCGTGTCAGGCAGTCTGACAGATAACGAGCTGCGCGAGCTGTGCACCCGGGCCTATGGCCGCTTCAGCCATGATGCGGTCACGCCGCTCGTCCAGCTCGACCACCGCCATTTCCTGCTCGAGCTGTTCCACGGCCCCACGCTCGCCTTCAAGGACGTTGCGCTCCAGCTGCTCGGGCTGTTGTTCGAGCGTTTCCTCAAGGGCACCGATCAGCACCTCACCATCGTCGGCGCGACCAGTGGCGATACCGGCTCGGCGGCAATCGACGCGGTGGCGGGGCGCGAGGGCATCGACATTTTCATGCTCCACCCGAGCAAGCGGGTGAGCGACGTGCAGCGCCGCCAGATGACGACGGTGCTGTCGCCCAATGTCCACAACATCGCCATCGAGGGCAGCTTCGACGACGGCCAGCGACTCGTGAAGGCGATGTTCAACGACGCGGATTTCTCGTCGCGTTTCCAGGTGACCGCGGTCAACTCGATCAACTGGGCGCGGCTGATGGCGCAGGTGGTTTATTATTTCTACGCTGCCGTGCGCCTCGGCGCGCCGGGCCGCCAGGTCGCGTTCAGCGTGCCCACCGGAAATTTCGGCGACGTGTTCGCGGGCTATGTCGCGGCACGGATGGGGTTGCCCGTCGCGAAGCTGGTGGTCGCGACCAACGTCAACGACATCCTCCATCGCGCGCTCTCCGCGGGCGACTATTCGACCGGCACCGTCACCCCGACCGCCGCGCCGAGCATGGACATCCAGGTCAGCTCGAACTTCGAACGGCTGCTGTTCGACCTCGCCGGCCGCGACGGCACCGCGCTGGCCGAACAGATGCGCGGGTTCGAGGCGAGCAAGGCGATGCGTCTCACCAATGCCCAGCGCGAGGGCGCGGCCAAGCTCTTCGCCAGCGACCGCATCGATGCCAGCGAGATGGCGCAGGCCATGGCCTGGGCCGCGAGCCACGCCGACGAGATCCTCGATCCGCACACCGCGATTGGCCTCGCCGCGGCGCGCCGCGCGGACATCGCCCCTGACGTGCCGATCGTCACGCTCGCCACCGCGCATCCCGCCAAGTTCGGCGACGCGGTCGAGCGCGCCACGGGCATCCGCCCGACGCTTCCCACGCGGATCGGCGACCTGTTCGACCGCGAGGAGCGCTACGATGTGCTGCCCGCGACGTTCGAGGCGGTGACGGGGTATATCGCGGAACGCGCCAAGCCCCGCGCCTGACTCATCGTCACGCACAGCGCTTGCCTCCGGGTGGGCCCCGGAACAAGTCCGGGGTGACGGTTGACCTTTGCTCGCCGAATGGCGCTAAAGGCCCTCATGAACCTCGTCACTCTCACCGGCGAACCCTGGGCCGATTACGGCCTCGTTGACTCCGGCAATGGCCGCAAGCTTGAGCGCTATGGCGACTATCGCTTCATCCGCCCCGAGCCGCAGGCGATGTGGGCGCCCGCGTCCGAGGACTGGGACGCGCATGGCGAGTTCACCCCCGCGCCCGACGACGAGGGTGGCGGCCGCTGGGTGTTCGGCCAGAATGGGTTGAGCGGGCCCGTCCCGCGCGAGGGCTGGCCGCTCGGCTGGGACCAGGTCCGCTTCACCGCGCAGACCACGCCCTTCCGCCATCTCGGCTTCTTCCCCGACATGGCGCCGGTGTGGAGCTGGATGCGCGAGCAGGTCGCCGGGGTCGATGCACCGACGGTGATGAACCTGTTCGGCTACACCGGCGTCGGCACGCTGGCGATGGCCGAGTCGGGCGCGCAGATGGTGCATGTCGATGCGTCGAAGAAATCGGTCGAGGCCGCCAAGGGGAACGCCGCGCTCTCAGGGATGAGCGACAAGCCGATCCGCTGGATCATCGACGACGCCGGCAAGTTCGTCGCGCGCGAGGTGCGCCGCGAGCGCCGTTACGACGGCATCCTGCTCGATCCCCCCAAATATGGCCGCGGCCCGACGGGAGAGGTGTGGCAGCTCGAACAGGATCTGCCCGGCTTGATCGCCGATTGCCGCCAGCTCTTGGATGCCGACTCGCGGTTCCTGTTCCTCACCGTCTACGCGATCCGCATGTCGGCGCTGGCGATCGGTGAGCTGCTGAGCCAGCATTTCGCGGATCTGGGTGGCAAGATCGAATGCGGCGAACTCGCGGTGCGCGAAGAGGCGAGGGGGCTGCTGCTGCCGACGGCGATCTTCGCGCGGTGGAGCCGGTAAGCTCAGCTGGGCACTACTCTAGCCGTTTCGGCCGAGGCCCAACCGGGCGGCCGGCGTACCTGCACAGGGCATCTGCGACATGGCTGAGCTTCAGAAGCTGGCGTCTCGCTTTCATGGCGCGTGCAATTCGGAGCGCGTGTTCTTTCGGCAAGTCAGCCGGAATGGCGATGCGATAGTGCGCGAACCCGAAACTCAGTCGGCGGTTTGACGGCAGCACGGTGAGGCCGGCGCGTTCACAGAAGCGCTTGCGCAGCTGGATGCGATCCTTCCGCCCGCCGATCATGCAGTTCGTAATCTGCGGCTCCATGCTAACCCCGCCCCATCCGCATCGCCGCGCCGGCCACGAACGAGCACCCGGCCACCAGCACCAGGCTCACCGCCCCCAGCAGCTTCATCGCGCTCGCGTCGCCCGTCATCGCTCCCGCGCCGAAGATCAGCAGCGGCACCGCGAAGGGCAGCATCACCAGCCCCGCCACCGCACCCGCGCCGCGCAGTCCCGCGGTGAGCGCCGCGGTCGCCACGCCCAAGGCCGCCAGCCCCGGCGTACCGATCAGCAGCCCCAGCAGCGCCGCCGCGGTCTGCTCCAGCGACAGGCCGAGCAGCCCCGCCGCGATCACCGTCGCCGCGAGCAAGGTCGGCGCGAAGCCCAGCCAGTGCCCCAGCGTCTTCGCCGCCGCGACGTTCGCGTCATGCCAGCCGCGCACCGCGAGCTGGTCGAGCACGCCGCTCTCGAGGTCCGGGTTCACCAGCCGCTCCACCGGCAGCAGCGCGGCGAGCAGCGCCGCCGCCCAGATTACCCCGCCCCCGACCCGCGCGAGCAATTTCGGCTCCGGCCCGATCGCGAACGGAAACAGGATCGCCACCAGCAGGAAGAAGGCGACCGGCAGCGTCAGGCCGCCCGCCGCCCACGCCCGCCGCAGCTCGCGCCACACCAGGGAAGTAAAGCCGCTCACGCCGCTTCCCCGGCTGTGAATGGCGTCACCCTCACCCTTCCGGCGCTGCGCGCCTCCCTCCCTCTCCCAATGGGAGAGGGAAGAGGCCCGCGAGCGCAGCGAGTGGGAGGGGTGAGGGTGATCAGTTCCAGCGTCATGCCGCCTCTCCGATCACCACGCCGTGCGCGCCGGGGATGTGGATCGGCAGGTGAGTCGCGACCACGACGATCCCGCCCTCCACGCGATGCTCGGCGATCAGCGCGCCCAGCATCGCGGTCGCGGCGTGGTCAAGCCCGTTGGCTGGCTCGTCGAGCAGCCACACCGGCGCCCCGCTCGCCACCACGCGTGCGATCGCCACCCGCCGCCGCTGCCCGGTCGAGAGCAGCCGCACCGGCACCGGCGCGAGCTGCGCGAGGCCGACCGCCTCCAGCGCAGCCTCCGCCGCATCACGCCGCCCGTCCAGCCCGGCCCAGAACCCAAGCGCCTTCGCCACCGGCAGCTCGGGATCGAGCGCCGCCGCCTCGGTCAGCAAGGCGCGTTCCCCCTCGATCGCCACGCTGCCCGCCGCCGGCTTGAGCAACCCCGCCGCGATCCGGATCAGGCTCGACTTGCCCGCGCCGTTGGACCCGGTGACCAGCGCCGCGCCGCCTTCATCCAGCGTGAAGCTCAGCCCCTCGAACAGCAGCCGCCCGCCGCGCTGGCAGGCAACTCCCTCAAAGGCGAGCCGCGGTGTGTTCACCCGACGCTATCTTCCAGCGCGTGCATGTCATCGTCGGACAGGCCGAAATGATGCCCCACCTCGTGCACCACGACATGGGTGACCAGCGCCTCCAGACTCACCCCGGTATCGACCCATTCGTCGAGCAGCGGACGGCGATAGAGGTGGATCGTATCGGGCTGGGGCAGCTCGCCCAGGAATCCCTCCTTCTCGCCGACCGGCCGTCCCGAATAAAGGCCGGTCAGCTCGAACGGGTCCTCGAACCCCATGTCGCGCAGCGTCGCCTCGTCGGCGAATTCCTCGATCACCAGCACGACATCCGCGAGATGGGCCGCGAACGGTTCGGGAATCCGCGCCAGCGCCGCCCGGGCGAGCGTTTCCATCAGCTCGGCGCTCGGCGCGAAAGTCTCGGTTCTGTTCGCCATCACCCTGCGCTATGCCCGAGCGAGGCAAGGGAGGGAAGGATGGTCGAGCAACTGAGCCAGGCGGAGCGCGAGGACGCGCTCGAGGGGCTGCCCGAATGGGATTACCAGGAGGGGCGCGACGCGATCACGCGCCGCTTCACCTTCGACGATTTCAGCCAGGCCTTCGCCTTCATGACCCAGGTCGCGCTGCTCGCCGAGAAGGCGGACCATCACCCCGAATGGTCGAACGTGTGGAACCGCGTCGACATCCTGCTCACCACGCATGATGCCGGCGGTCTGTCGGGCCGCGACATCGACATGGCGCAGGCGATCGACGCGCTGGTCGATTGATCGCACGGCTTGCAAAATCGGGTTTGGTCTGCTCCCCTAGCGTAAAGCCGCCAAATTAGATCGAGCGGTACGGCGCGAAGGAGAGGGCATGGAATCGATCTTCATCACCGGCGGCGGTTCGGGCATCGGGCGGGCGGTGGCGCAGCTGTTCGCGTCGCGCGGCTGGCGCGTCGGCCTTGCCGACATCAACGATGCCGGGATGGCCGAGACCGCGCGGCTGCTCGGCGGCGCGCCGGTGACCGTCCACAAGCTCGACGTGCGCGACCGCGCGGCCTGGGACGGTGCCTTGGCGGACTTCGCCGCGGAGAGCGGCGGGCGGCTCGATGTGCTGTTCAACAATGCCGGGGTTGGCGTGGGCGGCAATTTCGCGCAAACCACGGTCGAGGAGCTCGACCGCTGCGTCGACATCAACCTGATGGGCGTCGTCTATGGCGCGCATGCCGGGCACCGCTATTTGAAGGCTTCGGGCGGGTGCCTGCTCAACACCGCGTCGGCGGCGGGCATCTACGGCACCGCGGGGGTCGCGATCTACTCGGCGACCAAGTTCGCGGTGCGCGGCTTCACCGAAGCGCTCGATGCCGAATGGCATGGCGAGGGGATTCGCGTGCGCGCGCTGCTGCCGAGCTTCATCGACACCGCGATCCTCGACGGCACGCCGGTGGGCAGCAACGAGACGATGCGCGACCGCGTGCGCGCGGCGCGGCTCGAATTCACGCCCGTGGAGCAGGCGGCGCAGGCGGCATGGGATGCGGTGCATGGCGACACGCTCCACACCCTGGTCGGCAAGACCGCGCGCCACATGTGGTTCGCCGCGCGCTTCCTGCGCGGGTCGATGCGCAAGCAGGCGCGCGGCGGGGCGAAGTGACGCGCCCGCCGCGCTCCCGGGTCAGCGCGCCTGGACGCGCACCAGCGGCGGCAGCACGCCGCGCTGCAGCTTGGTGTAGGTGAGGTCGACGCTGCGCAGGTTGCGGTTGCGGCCGCGCAGGTCCTTGGCAACGGTGCAGGCCCCGCCGCGCAGGATCTGGCGGGTCTGGATGTCTTGCCGCGCGCCGTTGTTGAAGCGCACGCGGACATTCTGCAGCCCGATCGGGCGGTTGATCGAGCAGATGCGGATCTGGCGGTGCCGCTCGTTGCCGCGCACCTGGATTGAATCGCGATCGGAACCCGCGCCGACGGTGCGGAAGCCGATCGTCTCCCAGCCGCGCTGCGCCATGGCGCCGGTGGGAAGGGCAAGCATTGCGATTGCCGAAAGACCGATGAGACGCTTCATGACCGTTCCTCTCTTCTAGGCCGAGGCAGATGAC
This is a stretch of genomic DNA from Sphingomonas sp. BT-65. It encodes these proteins:
- the thrC gene encoding threonine synthase, encoding MRYQSTRGAAPELDFRDVTLAGLARDGGLYVPVEWPRFSEAEIAGLAGLSYVETAVRVMAPFVSGSLTDNELRELCTRAYGRFSHDAVTPLVQLDHRHFLLELFHGPTLAFKDVALQLLGLLFERFLKGTDQHLTIVGATSGDTGSAAIDAVAGREGIDIFMLHPSKRVSDVQRRQMTTVLSPNVHNIAIEGSFDDGQRLVKAMFNDADFSSRFQVTAVNSINWARLMAQVVYYFYAAVRLGAPGRQVAFSVPTGNFGDVFAGYVAARMGLPVAKLVVATNVNDILHRALSAGDYSTGTVTPTAAPSMDIQVSSNFERLLFDLAGRDGTALAEQMRGFEASKAMRLTNAQREGAAKLFASDRIDASEMAQAMAWAASHADEILDPHTAIGLAAARRADIAPDVPIVTLATAHPAKFGDAVERATGIRPTLPTRIGDLFDREERYDVLPATFEAVTGYIAERAKPRA
- the ccmA gene encoding heme ABC exporter ATP-binding protein CcmA, coding for MNTPRLAFEGVACQRGGRLLFEGLSFTLDEGGAALVTGSNGAGKSSLIRIAAGLLKPAAGSVAIEGERALLTEAAALDPELPVAKALGFWAGLDGRRDAAEAALEAVGLAQLAPVPVRLLSTGQRRRVAIARVVASGAPVWLLDEPANGLDHAATAMLGALIAEHRVEGGIVVVATHLPIHIPGAHGVVIGEAA
- a CDS encoding heme exporter protein CcmB, whose product is MSGFTSLVWRELRRAWAAGGLTLPVAFFLLVAILFPFAIGPEPKLLARVGGGVIWAAALLAALLPVERLVNPDLESGVLDQLAVRGWHDANVAAAKTLGHWLGFAPTLLAATVIAAGLLGLSLEQTAAALLGLLIGTPGLAALGVATAALTAGLRGAGAVAGLVMLPFAVPLLIFGAGAMTGDASAMKLLGAVSLVLVAGCSFVAGAAMRMGRG
- a CDS encoding class I SAM-dependent methyltransferase — translated: MNLVTLTGEPWADYGLVDSGNGRKLERYGDYRFIRPEPQAMWAPASEDWDAHGEFTPAPDDEGGGRWVFGQNGLSGPVPREGWPLGWDQVRFTAQTTPFRHLGFFPDMAPVWSWMREQVAGVDAPTVMNLFGYTGVGTLAMAESGAQMVHVDASKKSVEAAKGNAALSGMSDKPIRWIIDDAGKFVAREVRRERRYDGILLDPPKYGRGPTGEVWQLEQDLPGLIADCRQLLDADSRFLFLTVYAIRMSALAIGELLSQHFADLGGKIECGELAVREEARGLLLPTAIFARWSR
- a CDS encoding SDR family oxidoreductase, which encodes MESIFITGGGSGIGRAVAQLFASRGWRVGLADINDAGMAETARLLGGAPVTVHKLDVRDRAAWDGALADFAAESGGRLDVLFNNAGVGVGGNFAQTTVEELDRCVDINLMGVVYGAHAGHRYLKASGGCLLNTASAAGIYGTAGVAIYSATKFAVRGFTEALDAEWHGEGIRVRALLPSFIDTAILDGTPVGSNETMRDRVRAARLEFTPVEQAAQAAWDAVHGDTLHTLVGKTARHMWFAARFLRGSMRKQARGGAK
- a CDS encoding 4a-hydroxytetrahydrobiopterin dehydratase, whose amino-acid sequence is MVEQLSQAEREDALEGLPEWDYQEGRDAITRRFTFDDFSQAFAFMTQVALLAEKADHHPEWSNVWNRVDILLTTHDAGGLSGRDIDMAQAIDALVD
- a CDS encoding metallopeptidase family protein, with translation MANRTETFAPSAELMETLARAALARIPEPFAAHLADVVLVIEEFADEATLRDMGFEDPFELTGLYSGRPVGEKEGFLGELPQPDTIHLYRRPLLDEWVDTGVSLEALVTHVVVHEVGHHFGLSDDDMHALEDSVG